Proteins found in one Poecilia reticulata strain Guanapo linkage group LG6, Guppy_female_1.0+MT, whole genome shotgun sequence genomic segment:
- the cpa4 gene encoding carboxypeptidase A4, with protein MPHSLNYPDRMRGFWFLVVLVSVARSERLFTGDQVIRVDAQSEEQIKLLQILXSEEKWNLDFWRHPVSTELPIDVRVPRSLLGAVKEYLHAHSIPFTVMIDDVQELLDQEKAEMRENLIRERNTKDFNFAAYHPLDTIYSWMDTLVAQHPNLVTKLEIGRSYENRPMYVLKFSTGGTNRPAIWMDLGIHSREWVSQATGVWTANQIATDYGTDASLTSVLNTMDIYMLIVANPDGYVFSHTNDRMWRKTRSPNSGSSCVGVDPNRNWDAGFGGPGSSSSPCSDSYSGLFAHSEIEVKNIVNLVQSHGNFKSFISVHAYSQLLMYPYGYTCGSAADQAELDSVARAAVQKLTSLYGTTYKVGNICNIIYQASGGSIDWSYDVGIKYSFAFELRDTGWYGFVLPANQIIPTASETWLALKHIMEYVRDHPY; from the exons ATGCCTCACAGTCTGAACTATCCAGACAGGATGAGAGGTTtttggtttctggtggtgcTTGTGTCTGTAGCCAGATCTGAGCGGCTCTTCACTGG TGACCAGGTCATCAGAGTCGACGCCCAGTCGGAGGAACAGATCAAGCTGCTGCAGATTCTGGASTCTGAGGAAAAATGGAAT CTGGACTTCTGGCGCCACCCGGTGTCCACGGAGCTTCCCATTGACGTCAGAGTACCCCGCAGCCTCCTTGGTGCCGTGAAGGAGTACCTGCACGCCCACAGCATCCCTTTCACTGTCATGATTGACGACGTCCAG GAGCTGCTCGATCAGGAGAAAGCTGAGATGAGGGAGAACCTTATCAGGGAGCGTAACACCAAGGACTTCAACTTTGCAGCCTATCATCCTCTGGACACG ATCTACAGCTGGATGGACACGCTGGTGGCTCAGCACCCAAACCTGGTGACTAAGCTGGAAATCGGCAGATCTTATGAGAACAGACCCATGTACGTCCTCAAG TTCAGCACTGGAGGCACCAATCGCCCTGCTATCTGGATGGACTTGGGTATTCACTCCAGGGAGTGGGTTTCTCAGGCCACTGGAGTGTGGACGGCCAACCAG ATCGCCACTGATTATGGCACTGATGCCTCTCTGACCTCCGTTCTGAACACCATGGACATTTACATGCTTATTGTGGCCAACCCTGATGGTTATGTTTTCTCCCACACCAAT GACCGGATGTGGCGTAAGACGCGTTCTCCAAACTCAGGCTCTTCGTGTGTCGGAGTTGATCCCAACAGGAACTGGGATGCAGGATTTGGTG GCCCCGGTTCCAGTTCCTCTCCCTGCTCTGATTCCTATAGTGGCCTTTTTGCTCACTCTGAGATTGAGGTGAAGAACATTGTGAACCTGGTCCAGAGCCACGGCAACTTCAAGTCCTTCATCTCCGTCCACGCCTACTCCCAGCTCCTCATGTACCCCTACGGCTACACCTGCGGGAGCGCTGCTGATCAGGCTGAACTG GACTCTGTTGCCCGTGCTGCGGTGCAGAAGCTCACGTCCCTCTACGGCACCACATACAAGGTTGGAAACATCTGCAACATCATCT ATCAAGCCAGCGGTGGGAGCATTGACTGGTCCTACGATGTGGGCATCAAATACTCTTTTGCCTTTGAGCTGAGGGACACTGGTTGGTATGGTTTCGTCCTTCCTGCCAATCAGATTATCCCGACTGCCTCAGAGACTTGGTTAGCCCTGAAGCACATCATGGAGTATGTTCGTGACCACCCATATTAG